A region from the Etheostoma spectabile isolate EspeVRDwgs_2016 chromosome 9, UIUC_Espe_1.0, whole genome shotgun sequence genome encodes:
- the bloc1s2 gene encoding biogenesis of lysosome-related organelles complex 1 subunit 2, which yields MAATGDDAAAMDSISRAPAAHLAALNAAANAAVSSGSPTVGPETAAESPVVVPKKPSTNSDGGVETAEEALEPAEPDINELCTDMFEKMAIFLQGELTGTCEDYRLLENMNKLTSLKYMEMKDISINISRNLQDLNNKYASLQPYLDQINQIEEQVSSLEQAAYKLDAYSKKLEARFKKLEKR from the exons ATGGCTGCAACGGGCGACGACGCCGCAGCCATGGACAGCATCTCCAGGGCACCAGCGGCTCATTTAGCGGCTCTGAACGCGGCGGCGAACGCGGCTGTAAGCTCAGGCAGTCCCACAGTCGGCCCGGAGACTGCGGCTGAAAGCCCGGTGGTTGTTCCCAAAAAGCCCAGTACGAACA GTGATGGGGGTGTCGAGACGGCAGAGGAGGCTTTGGAGCCTGCAGAGCCTGATATCAATGAGCTGTGCACTGATATGTTTGAAAAGATGGCCATCTTCCTGCAAGGAGAACTAACGG GAACTTGTGAGGATTACCGTCTGTTGGAGAACATGAACAAGCTCACCAGTCTGAAGTACATGGAAATGAAGGACATCAGCATCAACATCAGCCGTAACCTGCAGGACCTCAACAACAAAT ATGCAAGCTTACAGCCCTACTTGGACCAGATAAATCAGATTGAGGAGCAAGTGTCTTCACTTGAACAAGCTGCTTACAAACTGGACGCATACTCCAAAAAACTGG AGGCCAGATTCAAAAAACTTGAGAAGCGAtga